Within the Agromyces atrinae genome, the region TCTCTCAGGGACTTCACGGAAAGATCGAGCGAGTGACCGGAAAGGTCTTCCTCCTCTCGCCCGAGCACGTGCTCGTCTCCGGTGAGAACGGCGAGGCCGAGGGCGACGTCGACGCCTCGTTCTTCGCACGCCCGTAGACTCTTCCTGTGGGAGTCATACAGCTCGTAGCGAGCATTCTGTACTACGTGCTGCTCATCTACTTCTTCATGATGTGGGCGCGGTTCATCCTTGATCTGATCCAGAACTTCAACCGGTCGTGGCGTCCGCGCGGCGGCTGGGTGGTGGCGGTCGAGCTCGTCTACACGCTCACCGATCCTCCGGTGAAGTTCTTCCGTCGGCTGCTTCCTCCGTTGCGGCTCGGCGGCATCGCCCTCGATTTCGGGTGGTCCATCGCGATGCTCACGGTCATCATCGCGATGTCCGTCGTGTCGTGGATCGCCCGCTGAAAGACATCCCCGTTCGCCGTCACGATCATGACGTCGACCTCATCCGAACGCTGCA harbors:
- a CDS encoding YggT family protein produces the protein MGVIQLVASILYYVLLIYFFMMWARFILDLIQNFNRSWRPRGGWVVAVELVYTLTDPPVKFFRRLLPPLRLGGIALDFGWSIAMLTVIIAMSVVSWIAR